In Brevibacillus brevis, a genomic segment contains:
- a CDS encoding DUF441 domain-containing protein gives MMSGEVMLVILIVIGLIGRSPIIATAASILLVLKLTALERFFPTVERRGLELGLLFLTISVLVPFASEKISWKDVTPLFTTVVGLTALAGGALATWMNGKGLDLLRTEPHMIVGLVLGSIIGIVFLRGIPVGPLMAAGITAFVLKLWEWLGGR, from the coding sequence ATGATGTCTGGAGAAGTGATGCTCGTTATCCTGATCGTCATAGGGTTAATCGGCCGTTCACCGATCATCGCCACTGCCGCAAGCATCCTGCTGGTGCTCAAGCTGACGGCGCTGGAGCGGTTTTTCCCCACGGTGGAGAGACGAGGACTTGAGCTGGGACTGCTGTTTTTGACCATCTCCGTCCTCGTCCCGTTCGCCAGCGAGAAGATTTCGTGGAAAGACGTGACTCCTCTCTTTACGACCGTTGTCGGCTTGACTGCGCTGGCCGGCGGCGCCCTCGCCACGTGGATGAACGGCAAAGGCCTTGATTTGCTGCGAACCGAACCGCACATGATCGTGGGCTTGGTGCTCGGATCGATCATCGGCATCGTCTTCTTGCGCGGCATTCCGGTCGGGCCGCTCATGGCGGCCGGAATCACGGCATTCGTACTCAAACTGTGGGAGTGGCTGGGCGGCCGCTGA
- the efp gene encoding elongation factor P, with amino-acid sequence MISVNDFRTGLTIEVDGNIYTVLEFQHVKPGKGAAFVRSKLRNLRNGNTTEMTFRGGEKVNPARIETSTMQYLYASGDDYTFMNTETYEQMTFTRSQIERELRFLKENMNVQIMQYNGETIGIQLPNTVELVVTECEPGVKGDTASNVTKKATLETGFVVNVPLFVEEGERLIIDTRTEAYVSRA; translated from the coding sequence ATGATCTCTGTGAACGATTTTCGGACAGGTTTGACGATCGAAGTGGACGGCAACATTTACACGGTACTTGAGTTTCAACACGTGAAACCAGGAAAAGGTGCGGCGTTCGTTCGCTCCAAACTGCGCAACCTGCGCAACGGAAATACCACTGAAATGACCTTCCGCGGCGGTGAGAAAGTAAACCCTGCGCGGATCGAGACCAGCACCATGCAATACCTGTACGCTAGCGGCGATGATTACACCTTCATGAATACCGAAACGTATGAGCAAATGACGTTCACCCGCAGCCAAATCGAGCGGGAACTGCGTTTCCTCAAGGAAAACATGAATGTGCAAATCATGCAGTACAACGGAGAAACCATCGGGATTCAGCTGCCAAACACAGTTGAACTCGTGGTAACCGAGTGCGAGCCAGGTGTGAAAGGCGACACCGCTTCCAACGTAACCAAAAAAGCAACGTTGGAAACCGGCTTTGTGGTAAACGTACCGCTCTTCGTAGAAGAAGGCGAGCGTTTGATCATCGATACTCGTACGGAAGCATACGTTTCCCGCGCGTAA
- the aroQ gene encoding type II 3-dehydroquinate dehydratase — MASILLLNGPNLNLLGTREPGVYGSETLEDLVGKLSNVMAELGGKLEHLQSNHEGDLIDAIHRAKGVHDGILINPGAFTHYSYALRDAFSSVALPTIEVHISNIHAREEFRHHSVIAPVVIGQVVGLGMDGYEWALRALVRKIGKK, encoded by the coding sequence ATGGCTTCCATTCTGTTGCTGAATGGTCCCAACCTCAATTTGCTGGGGACGCGGGAGCCCGGAGTATACGGAAGCGAGACGCTCGAAGACTTGGTCGGAAAACTGAGCAATGTGATGGCCGAGCTGGGCGGCAAGCTGGAGCATCTCCAATCCAATCACGAGGGTGATCTGATCGACGCGATTCACAGGGCAAAGGGTGTGCACGACGGGATCCTGATCAATCCAGGGGCGTTTACACACTACAGCTACGCGCTGCGCGATGCGTTTTCCAGCGTGGCATTGCCCACCATCGAAGTACATATCTCCAATATCCATGCACGCGAAGAGTTTCGCCATCATTCTGTCATCGCCCCGGTCGTCATCGGCCAAGTAGTCGGACTCGGGATGGACGGCTATGAGTGGGCGCTCCGGGCGCTCGTGCGCAAAATCGGGAAAAAGTAA
- a CDS encoding Xaa-Pro peptidase family protein: protein MKQRLDKLREALASLGADALITEKAENRFYLSGFTGSTGWVVVTEKEAFLVTDFRYVEQATEQAPDFTVVNNERKAVEAIAKLLGEKGVKRLAFESSVSFQTYQEWSRAFDGVELIATSGLLEKIRMIKDESEMAIIREAVRIAEAGFAHIQGYIKPGVREEDVALELEFFMRKQGATGSAFDMIVASGPRGALPHGRASEKVIQAGEMVTLDFGAAYKGYNSDITRTLAVGEPSPKMKEIYDIVLRAHYAGVEALKPGVTAKAADAATRDLIAAAGYGDCYGHSAGHGLGLEVHEIPGLSTVSTFVLEPGMLVTMEPGIYVSGLGGVRIEDDVLITADGHEVLNKSTKELIILPV, encoded by the coding sequence ATGAAACAGCGTTTGGACAAATTGCGCGAAGCTTTGGCAAGCCTGGGTGCGGATGCACTGATTACGGAGAAAGCAGAGAACCGGTTTTACCTCAGCGGATTTACAGGCTCCACCGGCTGGGTGGTCGTCACCGAAAAAGAGGCGTTCCTCGTCACCGATTTCCGCTATGTCGAACAAGCGACAGAGCAGGCTCCCGATTTTACCGTGGTGAACAATGAGCGCAAAGCCGTCGAGGCGATCGCAAAGCTGCTCGGAGAAAAAGGGGTCAAAAGGCTGGCATTCGAAAGCTCCGTCTCTTTCCAGACGTATCAAGAATGGAGCAGAGCCTTCGATGGTGTTGAACTGATCGCGACCAGCGGCCTGCTGGAAAAGATCCGTATGATCAAAGACGAGTCTGAGATGGCCATCATTCGCGAAGCGGTGCGAATTGCAGAAGCGGGTTTTGCGCATATTCAAGGATATATCAAGCCGGGCGTGCGTGAAGAAGACGTGGCACTGGAGCTGGAGTTCTTCATGCGCAAGCAAGGAGCGACCGGCTCGGCCTTTGATATGATCGTCGCTTCCGGCCCGCGCGGAGCGTTGCCGCATGGCCGCGCAAGCGAAAAAGTGATACAGGCAGGCGAAATGGTGACGCTGGATTTCGGAGCGGCATACAAAGGGTACAACTCGGATATTACACGAACTTTGGCTGTCGGGGAACCGAGCCCGAAAATGAAGGAAATCTACGACATCGTCCTGCGGGCGCACTACGCCGGGGTTGAGGCACTGAAACCAGGAGTCACGGCGAAGGCTGCCGATGCGGCTACGCGCGATCTCATCGCTGCTGCCGGCTACGGGGACTGCTATGGCCATAGCGCGGGACACGGCCTTGGTCTGGAAGTTCACGAGATCCCTGGGCTGTCCACTGTGAGCACTTTTGTGCTAGAGCCGGGAATGCTAGTCACGATGGAGCCTGGCATCTACGTCAGCGGTTTGGGTGGCGTTCGGATCGAAGACGACGTGCTGATCACAGCAGACGGCCACGAGGTCCTGAACAAGTCCACGAAAGAGTTGATCATTTTGCCGGTGTAA